One Silene latifolia isolate original U9 population chromosome 4, ASM4854445v1, whole genome shotgun sequence DNA segment encodes these proteins:
- the LOC141652629 gene encoding polyamine oxidase 1-like — translation MKILFLMFMTLFVALVSGTSPASVIIVGAGMSGISAAKKLQESGIHDFLILEATNRIAGRIHKTQFGGHTVEKGANWLHGVGGPEKNPMFEIAKTIKLKNYYSDFSNVSLNTYKQEGGKYPKEEVEAALSKTESNEEFGTEFAEKLSANKDVDDDMSLLAAERLNNMEPKTPLERMVDFYSFDGEQAEAPRVTSLKHVLPRPEYSLYGEGEYFVADERGFEGIVHEIAKTCLAYKDGRVIDARLYYNKVVTEIEYSVTGVTIKTEDGKVFHARTAIISPSVGVLQSNLIKFKPELPLWKRRAIDEFSLGIYTKIFLKFPRKFWPTGPGTEFFFYVHERRGYYAIWQQLENEYPGSNIMFVTVADQESIRIEQQPDEETKAEIMEVLRKIFGKHIPDATDIMIPRWNSDRLYKGTFSNWPAGYTDEKHDHLRAPIGSLYFTGEHTHRELFGYADGAYFAGADTAKDVINCIKRQVCKGKVNMNI, via the exons ATGAAGATATTATTTTTAATGTTTATGACACTTTTTGTAGCTCTAGTGTCTGGGACGTCACCAGCAAGTGTTATTATTGTTGGAGCTGGAATGTCTG GAATTTCTGCAGCAAAGAAACTTCAAGAATCAGGGATTCACGACTTCTTAATTTTGGAGGCAACAAATAGAATTGCTGGACGTATTCACAAGACACAATTTGGAGGTCACACCGTTGAGAAGGGTGCAAATTGGCTTCATGGTGTCGGAGGTCCCGAAAAAAATCCCATGTTTGAAATCGCTAAGACGATCAAACTCAAGAATTACTATTCCGATTTTAGCAATGTTTCCTTAAACACCTACAAACAAGA AGGTGGAAAATATCCGAAAGAGGAAGTTGAGGCAGCATTAAGCAAGACAGAGAGTAATGAAGAATTCGGCACTGAATTTGCCGAGAAGCTTAGCGCTAACAAAGACGTGGATGACGATATGTCCCTCTTGGCAGCTGAACGTTTAAATAATAT GGAGCCCAAAACTCCATTAGAAAGAATGGTTGACTTCTATTCATTCGATGGGGAACAAGCAGAAGCGCCAAGAGTAACAAGCTTAAAGCATGTATTACCAAGGCCAGAGTACAGTTTGTATGGAGAAGGTGAATACTTTGTTGCGGATGAAAGAGGTTTCGAGGGTATTGTTCATGAAATCGCTAAAACTTGCCTTGCTTACAAAGATGGCAGGGTTATTGACGCTAGGCTCTACTACAATAAG GTTGTGACAGAAATTGAGTATTCTGTAACTGGAGTGACCATAAAAACAGAAGATGGCAAAGTATTTCATGCAAGAACCGCGATAATCTCACCCAGTGTTGGTGTTCTTCAAAGCAATCTTATCAAATTTAAACCTGAATTACCA CTATGGAAAAGAAGAGCCATTGATGAATTTAGTCTGGGTATATACACTAAGATTTTCCTCAAGTTCCCAAGGAAATTCTGGCCTACAGGACCCGGAACAGAGTTTTTCTTCTATGTCCATGAAAGACGCGGTTACTATGCAATTTGGCAG CAACTAGAGAATGAGTACCCTGGTTCCAACATAATGTTTGTGACAGTGGCAGACCAAGAATCGATAAGAATAGAACAACAACCAGATGAGGAAACTAAAGCGGAAATCATGGAAGTTCTTCGTAAAATATTTGGAAAACACATTCCTGATGCAACAGATATTATGATTCCTAGATGGAACTCTGACAGGTTATACAAGGGTACCTTTTCGAATTGGCCTGCTGGTTATACTGACGAGAAGCATGACCATTTAAGG GCTCCAATTGGCAGTCTGTACTTCACAGGGGAGCACACACACCGAGAACTCTTCGGATATGCTGATGGAGCTTACTTTGCAG GTGCTGATACAGCAAAGGATGTCATCAACTGCATAAAGAGACAAGTATGCAAGGGCAAAGTCAACATGAATATTTAa
- the LOC141652632 gene encoding polyamine oxidase 1-like, with translation MKIASMEILSFLSFILLSIAYTSSSAATPSVIIVGAGMSGISAAKTLHDAGVRDFVILEATNRIGGRIKKTEFAGHTVEMGANWLHGEGGPLKNPLYEMSKKIHLKKYFSDFSNVSLNAYKQEGGKYSAEEVDAAFTKVEETESFGAKFSKMLNANKANQDDMSILDLERLHKTDPKTNLERMVDFFTFDGEQAEAPRVTSLRHVVPMAESHDYGENSYFVADSRGFESLVHLLAKQFLSYRRGSINDPRVKFNQVVREIKQSKSGVTVKTEDGKQYQAKTVILSPSLGVLQSDLISFTPKLPMWKRRAISEFSIGIYTKIFLKFPKKFWPSNNGTEFFMYIHERRGYYAIWQHLENEYPGSNIMFVTVADDEAIRVEQQSDEETKAEAMEVLRKMFGNRIPDATNIMIPRWKSDRFYRGCFTNWPVGYTQERHDHLRAPFGRVYFTGEHTHPRLFGYADGAFYAGGDTARTVINCLKKKTC, from the exons ATGAAGATTGCAAGTATGGAGATCTTGTCATTTCTCTCATTCATCTTGTTAAGTATTGCTTATACTTCATCTTCGGCCGCTACCCCCTCTGTTATCATCGTTGGAGCCGGAATGTCAG GCATTTCGGCTGCCAAAACGCTGCATGATGCCGGGGTTAGAGATTTCGTGATACTAGAGGCAACGAACAGAATCGGAGGGCGAATTAAAAAGACGGAATTTGCCGGCCACACGGTTGAGATGGGTGCAAATTGGCTCCATGGAGAAGGAGGTCCTTTGAAAAACCCTCTCTATGAAATGTCTAAGAAAATCCATCTCAAGAAGTATTTTTCTGACTTTAGTAATGTTTCTCTCAATGcctacaaacaaga GGGTGGAAAGTATAGTGCAGAAGAAGTGGATGCAGCTTTTACCAAAGTTGAAGAAACAGAAAGTTTTGGTGCCAAATTTTCAAAGATGTTAAATGCAAACAAAGCAAATCAGGATGATATGTCTATTCTCGACTTGGAGCGTCTCCACAAAAC GGACCCAAAAACAAACTTAGAAAGAATGGTGGATTTCTTCACATTTGATGGAGAACAAGCAGAAGCACCAAGAGTAACAAGTTTACGACATGTCGTTCCAATGGCGGAATCACATGATTATGGTGAAAATTCATACTTTGTAGCTGATTCAAGAGGTTTTGAGAGCTTAGTTCATCTTCTTGCCAAGCAATTCCTTTCCTACCGTAGGGGTTCTATCAACGACCCTAGGGTCAAGTTTAACCAG GTTGTTAGAGAGATTAAGCAGTCAAAAAGTGGGGTAACGGTAAAAACAGAAGATGGGAAGCAATACCAAGCTAAAACTGTCATTTTGTCTCCAAGCCTTGGTGTCTTACAAAGTGACCTTATCAGTTTTACACCAAAACTTCCT ATGTGGAAAAGGCGTGCAATCTCAGAGTTTAGCATTGGAATCTACACCAAAATATTTTTAAAGTTTCCTAAAAAATTCTGGCCTTCTAACAACGGCACTGAATTTTTCATGTATATTCATGAAAGGCGAGGTTATTACGCTATCTGGCAG CATTTGGAGAACGAGTACCCAGGGTCCAACATCATGTTTGTGACCGTGGCAGACGACGAGGCTATAAGAGTGGAGCAACAATCGGACGAGGAAACAAAAGCCGAAGCGATGGAAGTGTTAAGAAAAATGTTTGGAAACCGCATTCCTGATGCAACTAATATTATGATTCCTAGATGGAAATCTGATCGGTTTTACCGCGGTTGTTTTACTAACTGGCCCGTTGGTTACACTCAGGAACGCCATGACCACTTGAGG GCTCCCTTTGGAAGAGTCTACTTTACAGGAGAACACACCCACCCTAGACTTTTTGGTTATGCGGATGGTGCATTTTATGCAG GAGGTGACACGGCTAGGACTGTAATCAACTGTCTTAAGAAGAAAACGTGTTAA
- the LOC141652628 gene encoding polyamine oxidase 1-like: protein MKILLVLLCITLFVALVSSATPASVIIVGAGMSGISAAKQLQEAGIYDYLILEATDRIGGRIHKTQFGGHTVEKGANWLHGVGGPEKNPMFEIAKRINLKNYYSDFSNISLNTYKQEGGKYSKEEVEAALNKTESNEEFGTEFAEKLSANKDVDDDMSLLAAERLNNMEPKTALERMIDFYSFDGEQAESPRITSLKHVLPRPEYTLYGEGEYFVADERGFESIVHEYAKIALAYKNGGVIDARLYYNKVVTEIEYSDTGVTLKTEDGRVFQAKTAIISPSVGVLQSNLIKFKPELPLWKRRAIDEFSLGIYTKIFLKFPRRFWPTGPGTEFFFYVHQRRGYYAIWQQLDNEYPGSNIMFVTVADQESIRIEQQPDSKTKAEAMEVLRKIFGKNIPDATDIMIPRWNSDRFYKGTFSNWPAGYTEEKHNHLRAPIGSLYFTGEHTHAQLFGYADGAYFAGAETANDVISCLKRKVCKGNINMNITEHAFEN from the exons ATGAAGATATTGTTAGTTTTATTATGCATAACACTGTTTGTAGCTTTAGTTTCTAGTGCAACTCCGGCCAGTGTCATTATTGTTGGAGCTGGAATGTCCG GAATTTCTGCAGCAAAGCAACTTCAAGAAGCAGGGATATATGACTACTTAATTCTAGAGGCAACAGATAGAATTGGTGGTCGTATTCATAAGACACAATTCGGAGGTCACACCGTCGAGAAGGGTGCAAATTGGCTTCATGGTGTCGGAGGTCCCGAAAAAAATCCGATGTTTGAAATTGCCAAGAGAATCAATCTCAAGAACTACTACTCCGACTTTAGCAATATTTCCTTAAACACCTACAAACAAGA GGGTGGAAAATACTCAAAAGAGGAAGTTGAAGCAGCATTAAACAAGACAGAGAGTAATGAAGAATTCGGCACTGAATTTGCCGAGAAGCTTAGCGCTAACAAAGATGTTGACGACGATATGTCCCTCTTGGCAGCTGAACGTTTAAATAATAT GGAGCCGAAAACAGCACTAGAGAGAATGATCGATTTCTATTCATTCGATGGGGAACAAGCAGAATCACCAAGAATAACAAGCTTAAAACATGTATTACCAAGGCCAGAGTACACTTTATATGGAGAAGGTGAATACTTTGTTGCGGATGAAAGAGGTTTCGAGAGTATTGTTCATGAATATGCCAAAATTGCCCTTGCTTATAAAAATGGCGGCGTTATTGACGCTAGGCTCTACTACAATAAG GTTGTGACGGAAATTGAATATTCTGATACCGGAGTGACATTAAAAACAGAAGATGGCAGAGTATTCCAAGCCAAAACTGCAATTATCTCACCCAGTGTTGGTGTTCTTCAAAGCAATCTCATCAAATTTAAACCTGAATTACCG CTATGGAAAAGAAGGGCCATTGATGAATTTAGTCTGGGTATATACACTAAGATTTTCCTCAAGTTCCCAAGGAGATTCTGGCCTACAGGACCCGGAACAGAGTTTTTCTTCTATGTCCATCAAAGGCGCGGTTACTATGCTATTTGGCAG CAATTAGATAACGAGTACCCAGGATCCAACATAATGTTTGTGACAGTGGCGGACCAAGAATCAATAAGAATTGAGCAACAACCAGATTCAAAGACTAAAGCTGAAGCCATGGAAGTTCTTCGTAAAATATTTGGAAAAAACATTCCAGATGCAACTGATATTATGATTCCTAGATGGAACTCAGACAGGTTTTACAAGGGTACCTTCTCTAACTGGCCTGCTGGTTATACTGAAGAGAAGCATAACCATTTAAGG GCCCCGATTGGGAGTCTGTACTTTACAGGGGAGCACACTCATGCACAACTCTTTGGATATGCGGATGGAGCATACTTTGCAG GTGCTGAGACTGCAAACGATGTGATCAGCTGCCTAAAGAGAAAAGTATGCAAGGGCAATATCAACATGAATATTACAGAACATGCATTCGAAAATTAG